A region from the bacterium genome encodes:
- the ccoS gene encoding cbb3-type cytochrome oxidase assembly protein CcoS has translation MDVLMITVFVSLLLVVGGLVLFFVRQRAGDFDHGDRLSLLPLADDPQGDPDPEAKTQEP, from the coding sequence GTGGACGTCCTGATGATCACCGTTTTCGTCAGCCTGCTGCTGGTCGTCGGCGGGCTGGTGCTGTTCTTCGTCCGCCAGCGCGCGGGCGACTTCGACCACGGGGACCGCCTGTCGCTGCTGCCGCTGGCCGACGACCCGCAGGGCGATCCCGACCCGGAAGCGAAGACGCAGGAGCCCTGA
- a CDS encoding heavy metal translocating P-type ATPase metal-binding domain-containing protein, whose product LPRTCVHCGLDLGPDHREQDGPFCCAGCRVVHGLIHGAGLDRYYELRRGESAPSPQLRPDNFAWLDLQLEDPAHRVGEGVVRLRLDLQGVHCAACVWLLEQLFARRAAGRDLRINPALGTVELVWDTRLGSLRDYLAEAEAFGYRFGPAHAKPTPRSRGILVRLAVAAAAAMNVMMFSLSYYFGLAPGEQGPAYVMFGRLSLALCTVAVGVGGWPFFAAAWRGLRRRVVHLDLPIALGMLLSWGGSVHAYLTAGPENAYFDTVTIFVALMLVGRWLQEWVLERNRNSLLASGGIADLYARRLVDGRLQAVSASDLRTGDEIWVAPGDLVPVAGVPLHREVLVSLDWITGESDAQVRRPGERVPAGAFNAGETGFRLAAVEDFSDSRLHDLLRLDDARGDDADAPRDAWHRIATVYVGVVLLLAATGFAAWLGAGLQRAVAVAVSVLVVTCPCALGLAVPLARELVHVGLRRHGVLLRRNSYLEKALRVRKILFDKTGTLTRGLLALADESRRELLALPAAERRVLWNMTGRSGHPVSRCVAAALSLSDAAAPGEGAARLDPAADDVREVPGEGLSWERDGAVWRFGRPAFALPAAGNIDTYAGRSVFSRDGAPLASLTLVEEMKPDAVAEVARLQAAGYEVHLLSGDAPARVRSAAAALGLAAGRARGGLSPQAKADAVRELDDRDTLMIGDGLNDSPSFDAAWTAATPAVDRAVLPHKADFYYLGDGIAAVRRSLDAARRLRAVQRGNLVFAGVYNLIAVGLCLSGAVTPVVAAVLMPVSSVTVVAATAARLGAGRSPWTS is encoded by the coding sequence GGCTGCCGCGGACGTGCGTGCACTGCGGGCTCGATCTCGGCCCCGACCACCGCGAACAGGACGGCCCCTTCTGCTGCGCCGGCTGCCGCGTCGTCCACGGCCTGATCCACGGCGCCGGCCTCGACCGCTACTACGAGCTGCGCCGCGGCGAATCCGCTCCGTCGCCGCAACTCCGTCCCGACAACTTCGCCTGGCTGGACCTGCAGCTCGAGGATCCCGCCCACCGCGTGGGCGAGGGCGTGGTGCGGTTGCGCCTGGACCTGCAGGGCGTGCACTGCGCCGCCTGCGTCTGGCTGCTCGAACAGCTCTTCGCGCGGCGGGCCGCCGGTCGCGACCTGCGCATCAACCCGGCCCTGGGCACCGTCGAGCTGGTCTGGGACACGCGCCTCGGTTCGCTGCGGGACTACCTGGCCGAGGCCGAGGCGTTCGGCTACCGCTTCGGCCCGGCGCACGCCAAGCCGACGCCGCGGTCGCGGGGGATCCTGGTGCGCCTGGCCGTCGCCGCGGCCGCGGCCATGAACGTCATGATGTTCAGCCTCAGCTACTACTTCGGGCTCGCGCCCGGCGAGCAGGGGCCGGCCTACGTCATGTTCGGTCGCCTGAGCCTCGCGCTGTGCACCGTCGCGGTCGGGGTGGGCGGCTGGCCTTTCTTCGCCGCCGCGTGGCGGGGCCTGCGCCGCCGCGTGGTGCACCTGGACCTGCCCATCGCGCTGGGGATGCTCCTGAGCTGGGGCGGTTCGGTCCACGCCTACCTGACCGCGGGTCCCGAGAACGCCTACTTCGACACCGTCACCATCTTCGTGGCCCTGATGCTCGTGGGACGCTGGCTGCAGGAGTGGGTGCTCGAGCGCAACCGCAACTCGCTGCTGGCGTCCGGCGGCATCGCCGACCTCTACGCGCGCCGCCTCGTCGACGGCCGGCTGCAGGCCGTGTCCGCCTCCGATCTGCGCACCGGCGACGAGATCTGGGTCGCGCCCGGCGACCTGGTGCCCGTCGCGGGCGTGCCCCTGCACCGCGAGGTCCTGGTCTCGCTGGACTGGATCACCGGCGAGTCCGACGCGCAGGTCCGCCGCCCCGGCGAGCGCGTGCCCGCCGGCGCCTTCAACGCCGGCGAGACGGGCTTCCGGCTGGCCGCCGTGGAGGACTTCTCCGACTCGCGGCTGCACGACCTGCTGCGCCTGGACGACGCGCGCGGGGACGACGCCGACGCGCCCCGCGACGCCTGGCACCGCATCGCCACGGTGTACGTCGGGGTCGTGCTCCTGCTGGCCGCGACGGGGTTCGCGGCCTGGCTCGGCGCGGGGCTGCAGCGGGCGGTGGCGGTGGCGGTCTCGGTGCTGGTGGTCACCTGCCCGTGCGCGCTGGGGCTGGCCGTGCCGCTGGCGCGCGAGCTGGTGCACGTCGGGCTGCGCCGGCACGGCGTGCTGCTGCGCCGCAACAGCTACCTGGAGAAGGCGCTGCGCGTGCGCAAGATCCTCTTCGACAAGACGGGCACGCTGACCCGCGGCCTGCTCGCGCTGGCCGACGAGTCACGCCGCGAGCTGCTGGCGCTGCCGGCGGCCGAGCGTCGCGTGCTGTGGAACATGACCGGCCGCAGCGGCCATCCGGTGAGCCGCTGCGTCGCGGCGGCCCTGTCGCTGAGCGACGCCGCCGCCCCCGGCGAAGGCGCCGCCCGGCTCGACCCCGCGGCCGACGACGTGCGCGAGGTCCCCGGCGAGGGACTGTCCTGGGAGCGCGACGGCGCCGTCTGGCGCTTCGGCCGACCGGCGTTCGCCCTGCCGGCGGCCGGAAACATCGATACCTACGCCGGGCGCAGCGTCTTCAGCCGCGACGGCGCGCCACTGGCGTCGCTGACGCTGGTCGAGGAGATGAAGCCCGACGCCGTGGCCGAGGTGGCGCGGCTGCAGGCCGCGGGCTACGAGGTCCACCTGCTGAGCGGCGACGCGCCCGCGCGCGTCCGGTCGGCGGCGGCCGCCCTCGGCCTGGCGGCCGGACGGGCCCGCGGCGGGTTGTCCCCGCAGGCGAAGGCCGACGCCGTGCGCGAGCTGGACGACCGCGACACCCTGATGATCGGCGACGGCCTGAACGACAGCCCCAGCTTCGACGCCGCCTGGACGGCGGCCACCCCGGCCGTCGACCGCGCCGTGCTGCCGCACAAGGCCGACTTCTACTACCTGGGCGACGGCATCGCCGCCGTCCGCCGCTCGCTGGACGCCGCCCGCCGCCTGCGCGCCGTGCAGCGCGGCAACCTCGTGTTCGCCGGCGTCTACAACCTGATCGCGGTCGGGCTCTGCCTGTCCGGGGCGGTCACCCCGGTGGTGGCCGCGGTCCTGATGCCCGTCAGTTCCGTGACGGTGGTCGCGGCGACCGCCGCGCGCCTCGGTGCGGGGAGGTCCCCGTGGACGTCCTGA